The sequence tggaCTGGATTCATTTAAATCGAGCTTAAAGTGGATCTACTGATCACTGactgcagtttttatttatgttttacaaattattcCAACTTTTACGCACTTGGAGCTAAAAGGAGGTGGTAGGAGCGTGTCTGTCCACAGCAGAGACTCTCAGACCTGCAGAGACACCGAAGAACCAGAGAAGAACCCAAACCTGAACCCAGGGTAGACAGGCTCAGTGAATGTGGTGTTGAAGGTGTGGAGGTGAATCAGAGAGTTGGAGAAGACGCTGTAGAAGGACAAAGTGCCAGAGGGACAGTCCACATAGACTGCCACTCTGttagagaaggaggaggagatgaaggaggAGACGAAGGAGGGGGTggtggagaaaaaggaggaagaggagtagGTGTTGAAGGGGATGGATGTCTCTCTGTCGTTGTGATAAACAGAGAAACCACCTTCATCAGAGCAGGACAGACTCCAGGACCGATCATTCCTCCCAAACAAACAGTCTTTAGCGTCTCCTCTGCGGCTGATTCGTCTGTAACTCACTGATATATAAACGTGTCCGCTCCATTCCACCTCCCAGTAACAGCGACCAGTCACACCAGTGCTACACAGCAGCTGAGGGCAGCTAAACCTGTCGGGATGGTCCCAGTATGACTGATCCTCTCCCACATGTGTCACCGTCATGTTGTTGTTGGACAGTTTGAGGTTTCTTTGTATGGTGTTTGTGTCCACGTCCAGCTGACAGGCGTCTGATGGAGAGACGGACAATCAGTCAGACCGCCAACAATGTTTCACAAACCGCAGCTGACAACTCAACCACCCAGCTCTCACAGCATCAGCAGGAACCAACACGACAGCCAACATGTCACTAACATTCTGCTTTTTGTCCTCGTGTGGACCTGAGGAGGACGCAGATCCATATcagtaaacacactcacacttccTCGGACCAGGACTCAGTCTCTGCAGTCCACCATGGTCCACCCTATAGGAAGAAACCGTAACAATCACCTTCATACGCCTTCAGTCAGATCCTCCATTAACCAGAGCTCATTAGAGACAGTGTGAGAGCTGCTGTCTGTCCATACCTGAGAGTGTCCAGTCTGCAGCGGGGGTCCTGCCGTCCAGCAGACAGCAGCCTCAGTCCTGAGTCTCCTGGATGGTTGAAGCTCAGGTCCAGCTCTCTGAGATGGGAGGGGTTAGATCTCAGAGTGGAGGCTAGAGCAGCACAGCCGTCCTCAGTGACCAGACATCCTGAcagactgaacacacacacacacacacgtgcacacacacacacaggcgcacacacacaggcgcacacacacaggcgcacacacacacagacacacacaggcacacacacaggcgcacacacacacacacacacacacagacacacatgcacacacacaggcgcacacacacgcacacacacaggcacacacaggcgcacacacacacagacacacacactcacacaggcacacacaggcgcacacacacacagacacacacacacaaacacacacacaggcacacacaggcacacacacaggcgcacacacacacagacacacacgcacacacacaggcacacacacacacacagacacacacacactcacacaggcatgcacaggcgcgcacacacacacacacacacacagttaaactcattctgaatttgacgCTGCAacgtgataaaaaaaagtttgttcgTAACATTTCCATGTAAACTGGTGAAGTGGTAACAGATCAAAGTATCATGACTGGCTCTGAAAGGAGCAACCTCAAACGGCTCAGCTGTTCACAAGCAGGGACGTCACTTTATG comes from Plectropomus leopardus isolate mb unplaced genomic scaffold, YSFRI_Pleo_2.0 unplaced_scaffold226, whole genome shotgun sequence and encodes:
- the LOC121965977 gene encoding tripartite motif-containing protein 14-like — its product is LVEEIQQSLRSGRLSTDKLSPAQWSALVFILLSSAEDLDVFDLKKYSASEEAVLRLLPVVKASNKALLSSCNLSERSCEALSSVLNSLSSSLRHLDLSDNDLWDSGVKRLSAGLESPHCKLETLRELDLSFNHPGDSGLRLLSAGRQDPRCRLDTLRVDHGGLQRLSPGPRKYACQLDVDTNTIQRNLKLSNNNMTVTHVGEDQSYWDHPDRFSCPQLLCSTGVTGRCYWEVEWSGHVYISVSYRRISRRGDAKDCLFGRNDRSWSLSCSDEGGFSVYHNDRETSIPFNTYSSSSFFSTTPSFVSSFISSSFSNRVAVYVDCPSGTLSFYSVFSNSLIHLHTFNTTFTEPVYPGFRFGFFSGSSVSLQV